GAGGCGCCGCGGGGATCGGGGAGGGACGGGGAAAGGGTGAGGAGAGGGGAttcccccgccgccccccgcgcgGAGTGGGGGGAGTGCGGGGggcgcggcgggagcgcggcggcgggagcgcggccaGGGAGGAGTGGAGAGGAGCGGAACGAGCCAGCGGCATCCCCGGGTCCGGTGAGCCCCGcgggtggggagggaggggagggcgtGTGAGTGTGCCCTGCGGCGGGGTGTGTGCGAAGCCGGGGAAACGCGTGGGTGCGACCGTGTGCGGGAGCATCATCCCCACGGCTGTGCGGAGCGTCAGCCACAAGGTGCTGCGGAGCGCGTGTGTGCGGGAGCATCATCCACAGGGGCGTGCGGGAGCGTGCGTGTGCGGGAGCATCATCCACAGGGGCGTACGGGAGCATCATCCGCAGCGGTGGGGGGAGCGCGTTTATGCAACACGCGGATAGCTGCGTGTGACACACGCGTGCGCGGCCGCAGCACACGCGCAAGCGGGACGCGGCGGTGCGCTGTCCCCCGCCCGCGGCCGGGCGCGGCTGAGCGGCGgggctctccctccctccctgcggCAGGTGCGGGATGCGGCGAAGCGCGGCGGCGTGCTGGGCGCTGGTGCTGCTGGCCGCCACCTTCTGCGACACGGTGGCCGGCAAGGGTGGGCGCGGCGGCGCCCGAGGGGCGGCccgcggcgcggcgcggggggCGGCCCGCAGCCGGCCGAGGGCGGCCGTGCCCCGGTACGGCTCTGCCGGGGCGGCCCTGCGCgtggcgggggcggcggcggcgggagcggcggccggcgtggcggcgggggcggccctGCGCCGGGCCCGGCTGTCCGGAGAGCTGCAAGCGGGAGACGGCGTCGAGTACCGCGACGGCAACTGGACGGCTGCCGCCAGCGCCTGGACCTCCGCCGCGCCGGCCGGGAGCCCGCCGAGCTGGGcgctgccctggctctgcccgCTGGCCGCCCTCCTCCGCCGCTGATCGATTTCGGGGGACCTGACTGTGCCCGGTGCACCCACGACGCCGCGAGGACCGGCCGCCCCCCACGGGGCTGAGCCCCACGCCCCGGGCGAGCAGCGGCTCCCGGGAATACGGCCACCCACCGCTGGCGGGGCAGGAACCCCGCGGAAGACCCTCCACCACCACCTCTCCACACCGAGTCAAACCCCAGCGGCTCGGGCACCCCTGTGCACCCCGCCCCTGTCCGTGGCCTCGCCGTGTCCGGAGGCCGAGGAGGCGGCAATAAAATTGGGCGAAAGCAGGTGTGGCTGGATGCGGGGCGAGGGGCGGGACCCTGGGATGGCCCCTGCCCACACAGGCTTTATTTCGGGATGGAAGCTTCAGAGCAGGCCAAACCCAGCAAGGAAACAGCTCCCGGGCAGCTTCCAGGTGCCAGCCGgaggcaccagccctgccacaggctCTCCCGGGCGGGCACAGCTCTCCATAGGAGCATCACAACAGCGACACCACAGGGCATCCTGCCCCAGCGGCCTCTTGCCCAAAAccggggacagccctggcagagccactTCAATCACACCCCATAGCTCCCTGCTGAGGTGTACCCAGCTCCAAGGGGCACCAGGGTGTTCCCAGTCCAcggctgcctgcagtgcctgtcCAGTGACAGGTCTCAGTCCAGTGTCACCCTGCCCAGGCGTCCTGCTCGGAAGTCCCGCAGGAACTCGTAGGCAGCAGCTGGGTAGTTGAGCATCATCATGTTGACATTCCCTGGAGATGGCAGTGGATACAGGAGTGTCagtgcagccaggagctgccctgggatcccaaaactcccagccctgcagctgggatcacTCACCTGTGCCTGTGAGCACCTTCACCTTCTGCGTGCGGCCCTGGCTGAGGGCCACGTGCTTGAGCAGGGGCTCGATGTGGTCacagggctggcccagcccgTAGCGCTGCACGTACCTGCCAGAGGACACGGCTCACACCCCCAAAACTCCCTGGGCATGGCATCTCCATCACCCTCTTGGCACCCTTCCCTGGCCCAcctgaactgctgctgcttgttcAGGGTGTACAGGAGGTAGTCGGCCATGATGTCCTCCCCCACCAAGTGGTCATGGATGGCTCCTGGAAAAGAGGGTCAAGCCCCCActtccctcagccctgctgagccctggccaACCCTCCTTCCACCCCCTCACACGCAGAGGGTGTGAGCAGCAGTGTGACCCCAGCCTCGGCCACAGCCTCTGGCTCACCACACAGCGCCAGCTTCATGCCCGTCTCCACATCCCCCAGCCGTGGGGGCAGCACGCCAGGGGTGTCCACCAGGTATATCAGAGGCTTCTCACACACCTAGCATGGGGCAGGCAAGGCTGGTAATTAGCACCACATGGCTAACGAGCGAGGCACTGAGCTTGAGTTAAGCTCTAGCTGCAAAGGGGACCTGAGCAACCCTCCTAGACCAGCTCGGTGAGCCTGGAGATCTCCTGGATGCAGGGACGGTACCTGGATCCTGGACAGCACTGCCTTGGTGATCCCTGGCTCGCCCCCCACCGCAGTGGCTTTGCCTGGGGGCACAGACACAGTCAGGGACACGGGTGGCActgtgcccagctgcccccGAGCCCTGTCACCGTGCAGAAATACCCTTCTTGAGGTGCAGCCTCCGCAGGGAGTTGATGAGCGAGGACTTGCCCACGTTGGGCACGCCGATCACCAGGATGTTGTGCTCGGAGCTCTGCGAGCCAGGGAGACATGGGCAAGGAGCAGCTGGTTACCAGCCACCCCCTGCAGCAACAGGGAAATATCCCAGTGTTGGCCCTGCCAGGCACTTGTGGCACATGTGGGGGCAGCCTCACATGTCACCCCCTCTCACCCTTGGCTGGAGAGGGGGTgaccttccctctgctctgcactggggcagcctcacctcctgccctgggggcagtttgggggCACCACAATATAAAAGAGATGTAAAGCTGTCAGGGAGTGTCCTaaggagggacacagggatggggaagggcctggagggTCACACAGGGGTTGGCTGAGGTCATTTGGTttgttcagctggagcagagcacacTGAGATCA
Above is a genomic segment from Serinus canaria isolate serCan28SL12 chromosome 6, serCan2020, whole genome shotgun sequence containing:
- the SPRN gene encoding shadow of prion protein; its protein translation is MRRSAAACWALVLLAATFCDTVAGKGGRGGARGAARGAARGAARSRPRAAVPRYGSAGAALRVAGAAAAGAAAGVAAGAALRRARLSGELQAGDGVEYRDGNWTAAASAWTSAAPAGSPPSWALPWLCPLAALLRR
- the MTG1 gene encoding mitochondrial ribosome-associated GTPase 1, whose product is MRVWAALRAAGTVPGGFRERFEFGGRDVASWFPRHMAKGLRQMRLALRRADCLVEVHDARIPLSGRNPALQEALGIRPHVLVLNKTDLADPRRQPEVLEQLRQQGCSHVVFTDCQRDVNVKKVVPMVARLVADGPRYHRAESSEHNILVIGVPNVGKSSLINSLRRLHLKKGKATAVGGEPGITKAVLSRIQVCEKPLIYLVDTPGVLPPRLGDVETGMKLALCGAIHDHLVGEDIMADYLLYTLNKQQQFRYVQRYGLGQPCDHIEPLLKHVALSQGRTQKVKVLTGTGNVNMMMLNYPAAAYEFLRDFRAGRLGRVTLD